The sequence CCGCGGGCAGCGAGGAGTCCGGCAGCTCGAGTGGTGGCCCGGTCGAGCCGCAGCCCAACGGCTCGACCTGCGAGGAGAACACCGAGTGCGAGTCGGGGTTCTGCTTCTACATCAGCCTCATCGGCGGCATCTGTGGCGAGTGCAACGCCGACGCCGATTGTCCCGCGGGCGGCTGCAGCCTGCCCAACCCGCTCGCGGAGCCGCCGACGGGCGCGCACTGCAACATGGGCGCGGCCGGCGACGGCTGCATGAGCGACGAGGTCTGCACCGACGGTCTGGTGTGCGCGTCGATCATCAACGTACCCAACATCCTCGACGCCTCGACCTGCAGCGAGTGTCTGACCGACGCCGACTGCGACATGGGCATGTTGTGCTCGCCGATGTACGACGTGCTCAACATCTCGGGCGAGAAGGTCTGCGTGGCGCCGGGCTCGGTGCCCAACGGCCAGGGCTGCGACTTCATGGGCTCGGGCGCGATGGCCTGCGAGTCGGGGCTGTGCGCGACCGTCGACATCATGACGTTGCTGCAGCTCGGTGTCTGCGGTGACTGCGGCGTCGATGCCGACTGCACCGCGCCCGACGTTTGCCTGCCGGCCGACATCGACACCGCCACCGGCGAGGTCACGCCGCCGACCTGCGGCGCCCCGGCGTAGCCGAGCCCAGCGGTGTCGGACCTGCTCGACGCTTCGGCGATGACCTTGGCCCGCTGGGTTCGCCAGCGGAAGGTCTCGCCGCGCGAGCTCGTCGATGCCCACATCGATCGCATCGGCGCGGTGAACCCCGCGCTCAATGCCGTCATCGCCCAGCGCTTCGACGCCGCCCGCCGCGAGGCCGAGCTCGCGCAGGCCCGGGTGATGTCGACCGACGATCCCGAGCAGCTGCCGCCGCTGCTCGGGCTGCCGTTCACGACCAAGGAGTACATCATGGCCGAGGGCATGCCGCTCTCGGCCGGCATCTGGTCGCGGCGCCACGTCGTCGCCGATCGCGACGCCGAGACCGTGCGTCGCCTGACCGCCGCGGGTGCGATCCTCGTGGGCATCACCAACGTGCCCGAGGGTGGTCTGTGGATGGAGACCTACAACCCGGTGCACGGCCGCACCGTGAACCCGTGGGATCCACGGCATGCCGCGGGCGGCAGCAGCGGTGGCGAGGCTGCGATCGTGACCGCCGGCGGCGTCGCGTTCGGGCTGGCCTCGGACATCGGCGGATCGATCCGCATCCCCGCCGCGTTCTGCGGCGCGGTCGGGCACAAGCCGAGCGGCCGCATGGTGCCCAACACCGGCTTCTGGCCGCAGGCCCACGGCGAGCTGTCGGCGTACCTCGGCTGCGGACCGATCACGCGGCGCGTCGAGGACGTGATGCCGATCCTGCGCGTGCTGGCGGGGCCCGACGGCGTCGATGAAGTGGTGCGCCCGTGGACGCTGGGCGATCCCGACGCGGTCGACCTGCGCGACGTGGTGGTGTACCCGACCGAGGGCAACGGCACCACGCGGATCGCCGACGTCACGCGAAGGGCGATCCGCGACGCAGCGCGGGCGCTGCAGGAGCGCGGTGCGACGATCGCCGAGCTCGATGCGCCGCGGATGAAAAAGGCGTTCCTGATCTGGAGCGCGATGATGACGGCCGCCGAGGGCCCCAGCTACGCCGAGGTGCTCGGCAACGGCACGCCGATCTCGGCCGGTCGCGAGTTCCTGCGCCTGCTCACCGGTCGATCGCGACACACGCTGCCGGCGGTCGCCGTCGTCGGACTCGAGCGCATCGCGGCGCGCTTGCCCGGTGCAATCGACAAGGCCATCGCCGACGGCCGCGCGCTGCAGGCCGAGCTCGAGCACACCCTCGGGCCGCGCGGCGTGATGCTGCATCCGCCGTACTCACGGCCCGCACCGCGCCACTTCGCACCGATGCTGACGCCGTTCGACTTCGTGTGCACCGGCCTCTTCAACGTGCTCGAGTTCCCCGCGACGGTGGTGCCGACCGGCTTTGCCGAGGGCCTGCCGTTGGCCGTGCAGGTCATCGCGCGACGCGGCAACGATCACCTCACCCTCGCGGTGGCCGGGGCCCTCGAGCAGGCCTTCGGGGGCTGGCGGCGGGCCGATCCCAGCTGGCGGCTGCCGGCCGCCGACCGCGTCTAGCCACGGCACTGGGCGGCACGCCTGCCGCGTGCGGGCGCCCTGCGCGCGACGGCGCCGAGCCGGCCCCACGCGACGGACCAAGCTCGCTGCAGGGGAGATCGCCCGCAGCCCCGAACCGGGCGGCGCGAATTCCGACGCGCCCCCCCAAGGAACTCGGCACGACCGCGCCGGGATGTGCTAACAACCTGCCCGCGCCACCCCTTGGCGCTTTGCGCATGAGCAGCGACGACGCAATCGAGTTCGAAGGAAAGGTCGTCGAGGTCCTCAGCGGCGGCACCTTCAAGGTCAACGTTGGCGAAGGACACGACGTGATCGCCAAGCTGGCCGGCAAGATGCGGCGCTATCGCATCCGCGTGGTGCTCGGCGATCGCGTCACCGTGGCGGTGTCGCCCTACGATCCGACCCGCGGTCGCATCACCTATCGTCCGCGCTGAGGCGCAGCCCCCGGCGTCCGGAGCGGCACGTCGTCGCCGGCGGTCGAGACGCCGCGTGCACCTCGATGCACGCGATGTGATCGAGCCCGCACGAACGTCGCCGCTTTGCCCATGGTTCTGGGCACATCCGTGAGCGCTCCCACGCGAAATCGAGGGACGCTTCGGTGCAACCCGGCTCGCGTCCGCGCGTCTTTCGTTGCGATGGCGGCAGGTCCCTTCGGGGGCTCACCGCGTGCATCGAGATGCGCCCCCTTGGCAGGGGTTGGGAGCGCTTGGACGTGGCAACGCAATACATCGAGGACATCCGCGCGCTCGCTCGGCAGTTCCGAGCCAACGAGCGCAACCTGACGTTGTACTTCCCGGACTTCGACGCGCCGCCGGCGACGCAGTCGTTCAATCGCGTGTTCGGACCCCCAGTCGGACTCACGCAGCGCGAGTGGCCGGTCTATCCGCGTCTGCGCGAGCTGCTGTCCGAGGCCGATGCGCTCGATCGCTGGGACCCGCGGGATCTCCGAATGGAGCACGTGTTCACCATCGATCTCGATGGCGTGCACCTCTACGGCGTTCCGCCGGGCGCGCGCGCAATGATGTTGTTCCTCAGCAACGCGAGCTATCACCGCGCGTTCCACTGGGACAATCCCGACACCGCGGTGCTGTTCCTCGGCGCCGACGAGGTCGCGCGGGGCCTGTTCCAAGGGCCGATCCCCGATCGCTCGCTACGACGATGGAGCCGTCGCTTCGCGCTCGCGGCGATCGACGTGCCCGGCGACGTGTTCGACCCCGAGGCGCAGGAGGACCCTCGCATCGCCGCGCTGCACGACGCGGTGTGGCAGGCACCTGCGCGCCTCGGTGGCCGCCCGATCTGGGTGCGCAACGACCAGACCACGCGGACCCCGACCGGTCCGTGGCGGCAGGTCGACACCAACCCCGGCATGAAGCTGGGGCTGCCGTCGTCGCCCGAGTTCCTCATGCAGTTCGAGCGCCGCTTCGCCGACGTCAACCTGGGCAACCAGGGCGTGATGTACGTGACCGGCCAGAGCGCGTGCTACCAGTCGTTCTGATCGCGCAGACTCGGGATCCCCGCAGCGACGCAGCGACGTCACACGCGGACGCGATCGCAAGTCCGCTCCGACGTGCGCTTGCACTGCGGCAATTCGCGACGTCGCGGGCGGCGAGGAGCGAGCGAGGGCCCATACTGGGGACATGAGTGCCAACGATCCCACCGTCGCCGAGTACATGACCGCCCTGCCCGCGACCGCCGACGTGGGCCTGCGCCTCGCGGACGCCGAGGAGCGCATGACGATGGACAACATCCGCCACCTCGTCGTGATGCGCGAGGGACACGTGGTCGGCGTGTTGTCGAACCGCGACATCGCGGTGGCGTTGTCGACGCCCGGCACCGACGCGAAGAAGCTGCTGGTCGGCGACGCGATGAGCGAGCGCCCCTATGCGTGCGCACCGACGACGCGGCTGAGCGAGGTCGCGCTCGCGATGGAGGCCAACCGCTGGGGCTGCGCGTTGGTAATCGAGGGCGACGACGTCGTCGGTGTGTTCACGACGACGGACGCGCTGCGGGCCCTGCGTGCGCTCGCCACCGGACGCCCCGCCGAGCCGGCCACGCGGGCGCAGCACATGCCACCCGCCGAGCCCGAGCCCCCGCGCCACTTCAAGCTGCCCAAGCACCGCCCGATCACGGTCACGACGGGCATCTTCAACGCCGGCTCCTGACGCCACGACGCCCGCGTTTGCGGGGGCAAAGCAGCGCCTGCTAGCGTGCCGACCGCGATGCAAGAGCCCCCACGAGGCCTCCACGCGGTCGTCCGTGCCCTGGCGAGCTCGCCTGTCGCCGCGCTCGAGCGCGGCGTCGAGCTGACGCCGCAGTCGTGGCCCGACGACGACGAGCTGCGCAGCGACGACGTCATCGTCGAGGTGCGCAGCGCCAACGTCGGCTGGGTCGACCTGTTGATGTCGAGCGGGCAGTACCAGCACGTGCCCGAGCTGCCCTACACGCCCGGCCTCGAGTACGCCGGCGAGATCGTGTGGCGGGGCCGCGACGTCACCGGCGTCGAGATCGGCGCGGGCGTGATCGCCGATGGGCTCTCGACCGGCCCGCGCTCGAAGGGCGCCCACCGCCGCTGGGGAGGCTTCGCCCGCTGGGCAGTGGCGCCGGCCGACGCGGTGTTGCCGTTGCCGTCATCGTTCTCCTTCGACGAAGGCGCGTGCCTGCTCGGCGGAGCCGAGACCGCCTACCACGCGCTGGTCCACCGCGCGCGTCTGCGGGCCGGCGAGACCGTGCTCGTGCTCGGTGCGACCGGCTCGACCGGCCTCGCCGCGGTCGCGCTGGCCAAGCTCCAAGGGGCGATCGTGATCGCAGCGGGTCGTTCACCCGAGAAGCTGGCGGTCGTGCGCGCGCAGGGTGCGGATCACGTGATCGTGCTCGGCGACGATGCGCCGCGGCTGTCCGCCGAGGTCAAGCGGATCACCGATGGCCACGGCGCCGACGTGGTCTACGACCCTGTCGGTGGCGACGCGTCGAGCGAGGGTCTGCGCGCGGCGGCCTACGGCGCCCGCGTGCTGGTGGTCGGCTGGGCCAGCACACCGCTGGTCGCTCGCGGCGGCCGTGATCCGAACACGCTGCCGACCAACCTCATCCTCATGAAGAGCCTCGATGTGCTGGGCTCACCCGCTGCGATCGCCGTGCACCGCGATCCCAGCGTGCGAGCCCGTCGACTCACCGACATCTTGGCGTGGGCCCGCGCCGGCCGCATGCGGCCGCACGTCGGCGCGCACTTCGAGCTCGGCGAGCTGAACGCGGCCCTGCGCGCGAAGTGGGAAGGTCGCTACGCCGGCAACGTCGTGGTGCGGCCCACCGCGGGGTGAGCTCGACGCCGGCCGGCACGACGCGCCGCAGAACCTCGTTTCACGGGTCCCCACGGGCACGCGTCCGCGCCCCTTCCCAAGCCCTCGCCGACCTCCTAGCGTAACTCTGCAATGAGTCACGTACGGTCTGGTTGGATGGCCCTCGCGCTGTCGCTCGCGGCGTGCCGCGGTGCGACCGGATCCGTCGCGGCCGACGGGGGCGCCGACGGCTCGGGCGACGGCAGCGACAGTGGCGAGGGCGACGACGGTGCTGACGCCGATGGCTGCGATGTCGCGCTCGATCGATCGCTGCGTCTGCTCACGCGCCGCGAGTACGAGGCGACGGTGCTGGCGCTGATTCCCACGAGCTCGATGCCGGCGGCCTGCGACCACGACGACGACTGCGCGCTGGCCCACGAGTCGTGCGTCGCGGGTGGCTGTCAGGAGGATCCGTGCCCGCTGCACACCTTCTCGTTTTCGGATCCTGCACACGCGTTCGCGCAGGTCCATGTCGCGGGGAGCTTCAACGACTGGGCGTCGACGGTCGCCGACGGCGGCTGGGAGATGCAGTGGGTCGCGTCCGCGGGCGCGTGGGTGACCAAGCGCGCGCTCGACGATGGCGAGCACGCGTACAAGCTCGTCGTCGACGGACTCTGGCAGACCGACCCCACCGCCGCCGCCAGCGCCCCGGATGGCTTCGGCGGCGAGAACTCGCTGCTGACGATCGCGTGCGTCGGCGTCACCGAAACGCCCGACCAGGACGAGCACCCCGCGGCCGCGTTCCCGGTCGAAGCCCGCGCACCGGGGTTCCCGTTCGACGACGGCGTCGAGTCGGGGTTGGTCACGTCGGTCCACGTCGAGCAGTACCTCCGCGCCGCCGAACGCCTCGCGTCGCGGTTGTTGGAGCAGCTCGACGCGCATCTGCCATGCGACCTCGAGAATGATGCTGCGGGCTGCACCGAGCAGTTCGTGCGCTCGTTCGGGCGGCGCGCATTCCGGCGGCAGCTCGACGACGAGGAGGTCGCACGCTACGTCGCGATCGCCGACGCGCAGCCCGACGCCCGTACCGGCATCGCGGTGATCGTGCGGGTGATGCTGAGCTCGCCGTTCTTCCTCTACCGCTTCGAGCTCGGGGCTCCCGACGCGCACGGCGTGCTGCGACTCGATGCCTACGAGATCGCCGGCGTGCTGGCATTCTCGCTGTGGGGACAGGCGCCGGACGACGCGCTGCTCGACGCGGCTGCGGCGGGCGGGCTGGACCGCACCGATGACATCGCCGCGCGCGCCCGGGCGATGCTCGAAGACCCGCGCGCGCGCGATCTGGTCGGTAGCTTCGCGACGCAGTGGCTCGACGTCGAGCACGTCTCCTCGCTGGTCAAGAATCCCGCGCGCCACCCCGAGTTCGACGCGTCGCTCGGCGCCGCGATGACCGAAGAATCGCGGACCCACGTCGTACGGCAGATCGTCGACGGTGCCGGCCACTTCCGCGATCTCCTGCTCGCGCCGACGAGCATCGTGTCTCCGGCGCTGGCTCGGCTGTACGGCGTCGATCCACCGGCCGCTGCGCAGGGCGAGGTCCAGCTGCCGAGCGAGCGTCGCGCCGGCATCCTCGGGCAGGCCGCGGTGTTGAGCCACCTCGCGTATGCCGATCGCACGTCGCCGGTGCGACGCGGCGTGTTCGTGCTCGAGCGCCTGCTGTGCCGCCCACCGCCGCCGCCGCCTGCCGACGTGCCGAGCATTCCCGAGGCCGGCGGCGGACAGACCGCACGCGACGTGCTCGAGCAACATACTGCGGATCCAGCCTGCGCTGGCTGCCACGACCTGATCGATCCGATCGGGCTTTCGTTCGAGCACTTCGACGCGATCGGTGGCTGGCGAGACGACGACAACGGCTCGACGATCGACGCACACGGAGCACTGCGCGAGCTCGACGGCGAGCCGGTCAGCTTCCAGAGTACGCCCGAGCTCGCAGCGCTGCTCGCCGAGAGCCGCGACGCCAACGCCTGCTTCGCGACCCAGGTGCTGCGCTTCGTGGGTGGCCGGCTCGAGACCCCCGAGGATGCGTGCGTGCAGGACTCGATGATCGATGCCTTCGCGGCCAGTGACGGCGACCTCCGCGACCTGTTCGTCAACACCGTCGTCCGATGGGCGACAGCAGCGAGGCGATGACCATGCCTGCACTCACACGACGACAGCTCCTGCGCAGGCTCGGCCCCACGGCGGCCGTGGCCCTGCCCTTCTTCGAAGCGCTGGGCGGGCGTCGAAGCCACGCGGCGGACAGCTTCGCGGATCGCATCCTCTTCTTGTACTTCCCCGATGGCGTCGCCGGCACGAGTCAGGACGGCGAGCCCAGCCTCTGGCACGCCGCCGGCAGCGAACACGACTTCGTGCTCGGTCCGCAGCTCGCACCGCTCGAGCCGTTGCGCGACCACTGCCTCTTCTTCCGCGGACTCTCGATGGGGCCCACCGACAGCGGCAGTCATCCCGGTGGCGCCAAGAAGCTGCTGACCGCGACCGATGGCGGCGCAGGCACCTCGATCGACCACGTCATTGCCAACGGCGTCGGTGCCGACGCGCCGTGGAAGCACCTCTACCTCGGCGCGGCCGCGACCGCCGACGGGGCCAGCGGCGACAAGCACATCAGCTATCCCACGCCGGGCATCAGCATCACACCCCAGGACGATCCGAACGCAGCGTTCGAGCTGCTGTTCGGTGTGCCGATGCGGCCGGGGGGCGACCAGGGTGGCGTCGACCCGCTCGCCGTCAGCGTCATCGACGGCGTGCTGGACGACATGGATCGCCTGCGCACGCGCATCGGCGACGTCGAAGCCAAGAAGCTCGACCTGCACCTCGAGTCGTTGCGCGAGGTCGAGAAGCGGATCAAGCACGGCGCACCGCGCGGTGGCGACTGCAGCGCGTCGCGTGTGGAGCCCGACCTCGGCCCTGCCGACCTCTTCGACCCGGGCCGCTTTCCCGAGGTGCTGCGGGCGCAGCTCGATCTCATGGTCGAAGCGATGGCATGTGGGCTGACGCGCGTGGGCGTGGTGCAGGCCTCGCACCACACGAGTGATCTCGTGATGAGCCGCTTCCCGGGTACACCCATGTTCGATCCCAGCTTCGACATGCGCAGCCATCAGGCCTCGCACTACGGTGCACACCACGATCCGACCCACGCGGAGTTCGTGGCGTATGTCGAGCAGCGGACGTGGTTCGCGCAGCAGTTCGCCGACCTCCTCGATGCGCTGGCGTCTCGACCCGAGCGCGACGGCACGATGCTCGATCACTCGATCGTGGTGCTGTGCACCGAGGTCTGCGACGGCAATACCCACTTGCACGAAGACATGCCGTTTGTCGTCGCCGGTGGTGCCAGCGGCCGCATCCATGGCGGACGCCTGCTGCAGCTCGATGGGCTCCGCCACGGGGCGCTGTGGGCCGCGCTCGCGCAGGCCATGGGTGCCGACCTCGCGAGCTTCGGCGACGCCGGCACCCCCGCGCTCAACGGGCTCTGACGCGACGCCTTCGCACGCACACGAGCAGCCACGCCAGCGCGGCTGCGCTGCTCGGCGCCGTGCGGTCGGGCGAGCTCGCGCAGCCGCAGCCGCGACCGAGCAGGTCGTCGGTCTGACCGAGCTCGCCTCCGCTGCTCGATGACGAGCCCTCGCTGGTGCCGTCGCCGCCGGTGTCGAGCGAAGGTGGTGGTGGCGGCACGGCGTCGGACGAGTCCGAGGGGAGCTCACCGACCTCGCCGCCATCGAGCGAGTCGCCGCCGTCCCCCGTCGCGCTCGCGCTCCCGCTCGCGCTCGCGCTCGCGGAGCCATCGGTGCCGTCGCCTCCGGTGTCGGCTTGACCGGTGTCGCCGCCGGTGTCGTCACCTCCGGTGGGATCGAACGGCTCGGCGAACGGCTCGCACACCTCGACGCCACCCGCCAGCACGCCACCGCTGCAGCCGTTGGCCCACGAGCCGATGTCGTGGTGGATCTCGGTGGGGAAGCTGCCGCAGCCGGGCCCGCCCACGAACACGCCGGCGTCGTGGCATGGCGTCAGATCAAAGCCGAGTGAAGACTCGAGCCAGTCGACCACGAGCGAGCCGTTGCCGTACACGGCCCCGGTGCCGCACACGTTGCCCGGCTGCACCGGCGGCGGCAGACCGCCGGGATCGTAGAGGTACGAGCCGGTCCCGAACACGCGCCAGGTGCCGTCGGCCAGGTGCACGAACGCGGGCCCGCCGGAGTCGCCGAAGCAGGCCGACTGCGAGCCGTTGGGCCCGACCAACGCGACCGAGCCCTCGCCCGGATCGATCGCGTCGATGGTCTGGGTGGTGAACCGCTTGCGACCGACGCCCTCGGTGTAGTCGACCTCGCCCTGGTCGTCGACGGTCGCGAAGCTGCTGCCGAAGCCGACGATGACGACCTCCTGGCCGATCGCGAGCGTATCGAGCTCGCAGCCCGCGAGCAGCGGCGTGATCTCGAGGCCGACCGGCGCCTGCAGCAGGCAGAAGGCGACGTCGTGGCTGCCCGTCTGCGCGTAGTCGGGGTGGGCCTCGCAGAACGCGGTGTCGAGGATCGCCGCCGGCGCACCGGTCTCGGGCGCGTGCTCACCGAGGCCAACGGCGTCGATGGGGGCCTCGGGCACGATGCAGTGCGCCGCGGTCATCACGACCTGCGGG is a genomic window of Deltaproteobacteria bacterium containing:
- a CDS encoding amidase, yielding MLDASAMTLARWVRQRKVSPRELVDAHIDRIGAVNPALNAVIAQRFDAARREAELAQARVMSTDDPEQLPPLLGLPFTTKEYIMAEGMPLSAGIWSRRHVVADRDAETVRRLTAAGAILVGITNVPEGGLWMETYNPVHGRTVNPWDPRHAAGGSSGGEAAIVTAGGVAFGLASDIGGSIRIPAAFCGAVGHKPSGRMVPNTGFWPQAHGELSAYLGCGPITRRVEDVMPILRVLAGPDGVDEVVRPWTLGDPDAVDLRDVVVYPTEGNGTTRIADVTRRAIRDAARALQERGATIAELDAPRMKKAFLIWSAMMTAAEGPSYAEVLGNGTPISAGREFLRLLTGRSRHTLPAVAVVGLERIAARLPGAIDKAIADGRALQAELEHTLGPRGVMLHPPYSRPAPRHFAPMLTPFDFVCTGLFNVLEFPATVVPTGFAEGLPLAVQVIARRGNDHLTLAVAGALEQAFGGWRRADPSWRLPAADRV
- the infA gene encoding translation initiation factor IF-1, with the protein product MSSDDAIEFEGKVVEVLSGGTFKVNVGEGHDVIAKLAGKMRRYRIRVVLGDRVTVAVSPYDPTRGRITYRPR
- a CDS encoding CBS domain-containing protein, which translates into the protein MSANDPTVAEYMTALPATADVGLRLADAEERMTMDNIRHLVVMREGHVVGVLSNRDIAVALSTPGTDAKKLLVGDAMSERPYACAPTTRLSEVALAMEANRWGCALVIEGDDVVGVFTTTDALRALRALATGRPAEPATRAQHMPPAEPEPPRHFKLPKHRPITVTTGIFNAGS
- a CDS encoding NADPH:quinone oxidoreductase family protein; translation: MQEPPRGLHAVVRALASSPVAALERGVELTPQSWPDDDELRSDDVIVEVRSANVGWVDLLMSSGQYQHVPELPYTPGLEYAGEIVWRGRDVTGVEIGAGVIADGLSTGPRSKGAHRRWGGFARWAVAPADAVLPLPSSFSFDEGACLLGGAETAYHALVHRARLRAGETVLVLGATGSTGLAAVALAKLQGAIVIAAGRSPEKLAVVRAQGADHVIVLGDDAPRLSAEVKRITDGHGADVVYDPVGGDASSEGLRAAAYGARVLVVGWASTPLVARGGRDPNTLPTNLILMKSLDVLGSPAAIAVHRDPSVRARRLTDILAWARAGRMRPHVGAHFELGELNAALRAKWEGRYAGNVVVRPTAG
- a CDS encoding DUF1592 domain-containing protein, producing MALALSLAACRGATGSVAADGGADGSGDGSDSGEGDDGADADGCDVALDRSLRLLTRREYEATVLALIPTSSMPAACDHDDDCALAHESCVAGGCQEDPCPLHTFSFSDPAHAFAQVHVAGSFNDWASTVADGGWEMQWVASAGAWVTKRALDDGEHAYKLVVDGLWQTDPTAAASAPDGFGGENSLLTIACVGVTETPDQDEHPAAAFPVEARAPGFPFDDGVESGLVTSVHVEQYLRAAERLASRLLEQLDAHLPCDLENDAAGCTEQFVRSFGRRAFRRQLDDEEVARYVAIADAQPDARTGIAVIVRVMLSSPFFLYRFELGAPDAHGVLRLDAYEIAGVLAFSLWGQAPDDALLDAAAAGGLDRTDDIAARARAMLEDPRARDLVGSFATQWLDVEHVSSLVKNPARHPEFDASLGAAMTEESRTHVVRQIVDGAGHFRDLLLAPTSIVSPALARLYGVDPPAAAQGEVQLPSERRAGILGQAAVLSHLAYADRTSPVRRGVFVLERLLCRPPPPPPADVPSIPEAGGGQTARDVLEQHTADPACAGCHDLIDPIGLSFEHFDAIGGWRDDDNGSTIDAHGALRELDGEPVSFQSTPELAALLAESRDANACFATQVLRFVGGRLETPEDACVQDSMIDAFAASDGDLRDLFVNTVVRWATAARR
- a CDS encoding DUF1552 domain-containing protein: MPALTRRQLLRRLGPTAAVALPFFEALGGRRSHAADSFADRILFLYFPDGVAGTSQDGEPSLWHAAGSEHDFVLGPQLAPLEPLRDHCLFFRGLSMGPTDSGSHPGGAKKLLTATDGGAGTSIDHVIANGVGADAPWKHLYLGAAATADGASGDKHISYPTPGISITPQDDPNAAFELLFGVPMRPGGDQGGVDPLAVSVIDGVLDDMDRLRTRIGDVEAKKLDLHLESLREVEKRIKHGAPRGGDCSASRVEPDLGPADLFDPGRFPEVLRAQLDLMVEAMACGLTRVGVVQASHHTSDLVMSRFPGTPMFDPSFDMRSHQASHYGAHHDPTHAEFVAYVEQRTWFAQQFADLLDALASRPERDGTMLDHSIVVLCTEVCDGNTHLHEDMPFVVAGGASGRIHGGRLLQLDGLRHGALWAALAQAMGADLASFGDAGTPALNGL
- a CDS encoding trypsin-like serine protease, encoding MTPWPLVTLVWMSPSVDGFVSDAPAPLPIVGGVDASACQFPQVVSMLSFGGSSTICSGTLIHPQVVMTAAHCIVPEAPIDAVGLGEHAPETGAPAAILDTAFCEAHPDYAQTGSHDVAFCLLQAPVGLEITPLLAGCELDTLAIGQEVVIVGFGSSFATVDDQGEVDYTEGVGRKRFTTQTIDAIDPGEGSVALVGPNGSQSACFGDSGGPAFVHLADGTWRVFGTGSYLYDPGGLPPPVQPGNVCGTGAVYGNGSLVVDWLESSLGFDLTPCHDAGVFVGGPGCGSFPTEIHHDIGSWANGCSGGVLAGGVEVCEPFAEPFDPTGGDDTGGDTGQADTGGDGTDGSASASASGSASATGDGGDSLDGGEVGELPSDSSDAVPPPPPSLDTGGDGTSEGSSSSSGGELGQTDDLLGRGCGCASSPDRTAPSSAAALAWLLVCVRRRRVRAR